AAGTTCCGTCTCGGTGGCGACCGTCGTCTCCACCTCGCGCGCCCCGGCGATGTCGTTCAGGACGACCGTCGCGGGCGTGAACGGGTGGGCACCGCGTTTCGCGGTAATCGTGTACGTGAACGTGGTCTCTCGCCCCGGTAGAAGCGTCGCGCTGTGTCGGGGCGTTCCCTCGCTCACGGTGAGCGTTTCCGGAACACCATCGACGATTCGCACGTCGGGAAGAATCGACGACCCCGTATTCCTGAGGGTGGTCGTCACCTCGACCGGTTCGTCGTGGTCGGGCGAGTCGGTGTTCAACCGGCGTTCCAGTTCGAGCGTGCCCGCTGGCGTCCCGGTCACCCGGGGGTAGACGAGGTAGACGACGCCCACGACAGAGACGAGCAGGAGCAGCGGACGGTTCGCGAGGAGGCCACCCATCGCCGCGAGGAGCGGAATGGCGGCAACGCCACGCCAGCGTTTGGTCTCACGCAGCACGGCCACCACCTCCAGTGCGCCGGACGATTTCGGCTGCCGTGTGGCGCGCCCCGCGCTGGGACAGCGTCTCGAACCTGACCAGCGTCGAGAATCGCCGCAGGATTCCTGGCGAGGGAGCCTGACTCCCGAGGAAGTGGGCCGCGTACGGGTCGTCGGTCCACGTCCCTCGGTCGATTCGGTCCTCGGCTTCGGCTTTCGTACACCCCATCTCGGACTGAACGAGTCGAGTCGTCGTCGCTTTCAACTGCTCGTAGGCCGCCGTCCGCTCCTCACGATGGGTCAGCGCCCACAGCCCGGAGTTCGTGAATAGGTCGTCGTAGTGGTCGCCCGCGAGCGGGACGTTCGTCACTTCCTCTGCCTCGGGTGGCGTGGTGTGGTCGCGCGCGCCGTTTCGAGCCGAGACGGTCACGGCCAGCGTGAGGAGGACCGCGACGAGTGCCACCACCACGAGGACCAGATAATCGTTTCCGAGGAGGGCAACGAGCGTCCCGACTGGGATGGCGCTCGCAATGCTCGGGTTCGTCGTCGCGAGGTAGCCACCGACGAATGCGACGACGCCGAGAACGCCGAAGAAGAAGCGTCTGAACGTCATTTGCTGGCCACCCGATTCGCTCTGAGTTGTTCCTGGACTCGCGACGCGAGGTCGCGGTCTACGTCGGTTAGCTGTGCGCCTCCGTACCGAATCCGTTTGAACGTCTGTGTCAACTCCATGAGTGCGTCGTCGTCGAGTTCGACCTGTCCGCGCACCGCCGCAGCGACCTCGTCAGGCGTCATGGCTTTTCTGCGCTCGTACGGGATGACGCTCGCCACTTCGTGCCACGCTTCGTACACCTCGTTATCCGGCCGGGCGACGACGGTCGCCGTGGTTTCGGTCGTCGAATCGCGGTCTGCGGTCTCCAGCCACGCGGCGATGGTCTTTCGTTTCTTCACGACCACCGCGAGCACCGCGCCGATGAGGATGAACGGCAGGATGCTCATGAGCAGGGCGAGCAGTTTGTCGAGGAGACTCTCTTCGAGGATTTTCGGTCTGGACCCGGAGTTTTGTGCCTCGACGGTTTCGTCGCTCGGCTTGTTCTGCTGGTCGTCACCGTTGCCGGGTTGGGGTTGGGCCTCCGCAGTCTTCTTTTCACTCTCCTCTGCGGGCGTCGCCGTCGAGTCGGGGTCCGCTGTCTGGACGTTGTCGCCCTTGAACTCCTCTGCCTCCTGTGGATTGATGGGGAGTTTGTCGTAGTCGATGTCGATGACGTCCTCGGGTTTCGTCTCGATGGTGTCGTCGAGGGTCGTCGAGGCGAATCCGACAGAGAGGATACAGAGCACCGCAACCACCGCAGAAAGGATTCTGTCCGTATCCATTACTATCTGGCCTCGTGAGGTGTGCCTCGCCGCGCGGACGGTCTCATTATCGCAGGCCACGAATACTACGCCCATTATTATGAAGTCGATAATCGGTCAACTCGCCGAAACCGTGCGACGACTCAACAATGTGGTGTGTTCACAACTCACTCGAAACGAACTGCCCCTGGTAGGATGATACTGACACCATAACAACTTTGTGGTACCAATGAATCGGTGAGGGTGGCCAGTAATTCACGCGAGAATTACTGTCATCGAACCACGAATGTCCGGTTTAACGGTAATTACGGGCCGGTATCTGCTCCACTCATACAGCATCTAGCAGTCCGGAAAGCAATCATCTACGGGTTATCAATGACCACGCGCGACACGAACCACACAGCCGACACGACTCACGAATCGAACGACTCCCACACGAAACTTGGCCGACGAACCTTCCTTGGTGCGGTCGGGGCAACCGCAGCCGGCGCTTCGCTTCTTGCAACGGGAACCGCACGCGCTCACGACCACTGGGACGACGACTACGACCGTGTCATCGACATGGTCGAAGATGCGGGAGCCGACAACACAGGTAACGAATCGATTACCCCGAAACTCGAACAGTACGCGGCGAACGACACCTTACTCAAATTCCCACCAGGTCGGTACTTCATGGACTCGCAGTTCCGGTTTACCGACTTCCGGCACTTCGGGATGATGGGCGACGACGCGACGCTCGTCCCGGCGAACTACCACAACTTCGACGGGCCACAGTATCGCCTGTTCCGCCTCGGCGTCGATTACGACCCCGGCGTCGACCTCCGAATCCAGGGGTTCGACGTCGACCTGCGGGCGGACGATACCGGCATCCGCGTCATCGAAGCACAGGTCAAAGATGGGCTGTTCGTCGACGACATCACCGTCGTCGGCCAGCACGACTCGGGGACGTACGGCCCCGGCCTGTTCAACGTCCTCGACCCGGACGGCAAGGGTATGGTAAAGCGGTTCCGCGCCAACTACGGTGGGGCGTTCTCCGCGAACACGCCAGGCGACATCTGGCGCGGCCCATCCGGTCTCATGACCACCCGCCAGCACAAAGGCCAAATCGAGTACAAAGACTGCGAACTGGATGACTGGCCAGATAACGGCCTTTACGCCCTGACGAACGGGCGAGTCATCGTCAACGGCGGGCGCTACGCCAACAGCGAGGCGGCGAGCATCCGTCTCGGCGGGACGAACAATCTCGTCACGGGGGCGCGAATCGTCGTGAACAAACAGCGTCCAGAGAACCAGAACCAGCGTGGCATCCGCCTCGACGAAGGACCGGGGAACGCCGTCGTCAACACCGACATCATCCTCGACCGGCCGAACGGCCACGCTATCACCGTGATGAACGACTGTGAGGACGCGTACCTGCGAAACCTCGACATCAGAATCGGCAACGAAATCAACCACGGCATCGTCGTCCAGTCGAAAGCCGGGCCGACGAAAATTCTCCGTTCCGACATCAACATCAACCGCGGTGGCAACGCGATTCAAATCAACGGTGACAACGCCGGCAAAGTCCACTGTGAGTATCTCGACATCACGGGG
This sequence is a window from Haladaptatus sp. QDMS2. Protein-coding genes within it:
- a CDS encoding DUF4129 domain-containing protein, producing MDTDRILSAVVAVLCILSVGFASTTLDDTIETKPEDVIDIDYDKLPINPQEAEEFKGDNVQTADPDSTATPAEESEKKTAEAQPQPGNGDDQQNKPSDETVEAQNSGSRPKILEESLLDKLLALLMSILPFILIGAVLAVVVKKRKTIAAWLETADRDSTTETTATVVARPDNEVYEAWHEVASVIPYERRKAMTPDEVAAAVRGQVELDDDALMELTQTFKRIRYGGAQLTDVDRDLASRVQEQLRANRVASK